The Buteo buteo chromosome 1, bButBut1.hap1.1, whole genome shotgun sequence sequence ATGCCAGAAAGTGCCAAGTCTCTATCAATTGTGTTGCTTTCAGAATTCATCAACATGGATGTTACATTTGGCATAAGGTGATTTATGGGATAGATGATGGCTCTTATACTTTTCCTTTTACCCAGAAGACAGCTTGTAGACTGTATTAATTACAGAATGGATATAGTGGTGATTTCAAATGTACTTTTCAGAGATTGCTGTGCAAGTAGGCTAAGTATCAAAATTGCTTACATGTTAAGCATTTTGATAAGACATATTTTAAGTGAAGGCGCAATAATAATATAACCACAAGAGACTGATGTAGAACTGATAgacaatcatagaatcatagaatggtttgggttggaagggacgtaaaagatcatctagtccaacccccctgccatgggcagggacaccttccactagaccaggttgctcaaagccccatccaacctggccttgaacactgccagggatgggccatccacaacctctctgggcaacctcttccagtgcctcaccaccctcacagtgaagaatttcttccttacatctaatttaaatctaccctcttccagtttaaagcctttaccccttgtcctatcactacatgcccttgtaaaaagtccctctccaccTTTCTTGTAGGCCTCcttcaggtactggaaggccacaataaggtctccctggagccttctcttctccaggctgaacagccacaactctctcagcctgtcttcataggagaagtgctccagccctctgaacATCTTTGTGgacccacctctcaagcctgcccaggtccctcaggatggcatcccttccctccagcatgtcgactgcaccacacaacttggtgtcattggcaacttgctgagggtgcgctcaatcCTGCTGTCCGTGTGAcagacaaagatgttaaacagcaccggtcccaataccaacccctgaggaacaccactcatcacCAGTCTCCACTTGGATGTTGAGccgttgactgcaactctttgagtgtgaccgTCTGCCCAATTCCTTAcccactgagtggtccatccatcaaatccatgtctctctaatttagagacaaggatgtggtgcaggacagtgtcaaaagctttgcacaagtccaggtagtTGACatccattgctcttcccttatccaccaacgctGTCACCCcgtcatagaaggccaccaaatttgtcaggcatgatttggccttagtgaagccatgttggctgtcaccagtcacctccttattttccatgtgccttagcacagtttccaggaggatgCCCTCCATGATCTTGTCAGGCACAGAGGCcaggctgactggcctgtagttacccaggtcttcctttttcacctttttaaaaatgggggttacgtttccccttctccagtcagtgggaacgTCACCAGACTGACgcgacttctcaaatatgacggatagtggcttagccacttcattgggcagttccctcaggaccctcAGACACacctcatcaggtcccatggacttgtgccccttcaggttcctcagatggtctcaaacctgatctcctgcagcaggtggttcttcattctcccagtccctgcctttgccttctgctacttgggtggtgtggctggagcacttgctggtgagGACTGAGGTAAAAActcattgagtacctcagccttctccatggcccaggtaaccaggtctcccgttTCCTTCTGaagagggcccacattttccctagtcttccttttatcactgataCACGtatatagaagcttttcttgttgtcCTTGACGCCCCTGGCCAGATGTAATTCtgtcagggctttagctttcctaacctcaTCCCTAGCTGCTTGGATTTTAAGTGTTTGTTCAGTCAACAGAATTAATCCCCCAAAACAGGAGTGTAGGAAGCTGCTATGGGCCTATCTATAGTTTAACAAAATGAATGTATAAAAAGCTGGTGAATTAAGGCAGAACAGGATAGATTTAAGGGATGGGTCTTCAGAGCTGCTCTTCCCATAGGGGGATATCTTTTTCATCTAACCACTTTATCTTCTAGCCTGAGGAAAGGGAGAGTAGAATATAAACTGATAGGTAGTTTTGCCTTGGGAGCACTTTTATCTTGTTTAGGCTCTAGCAATCCAGGTtggttgtttctgttctgttttgtttctgctgtggagTTACACGGTTTGCCTGAAATTACTGTACTGCATCTGTTCAATAGAATGAATCTCATAAAGAAATTAGTTACTTTATTACTTGACGATCAGTATATAATGTAATTACATCTTATCTGCATCTAATTGGAGACTAGTTTAAAAGAGAGaatcttaaattttctttttaaaaagtagttttaaaaatgtacgcagtcattttaaaagcatctcaTTCTTGCAGCACCCTAAGTCACAAGAAACTCATTTGATCTTCATGAAGTTATTCtggattttcagttttcagagtaGGATATGTTCCTTGTAACTTCAGCTTTACAGATATGATCGTGTGTAACAAAGTCCATGTAGTTACACAGAACAACACAGTTGGAATATGTTCTTTTTCTAACTGTGGAaatacaaccttttttttttttaactcaacaGATGCTAAGCAAATTTGTCAGTATTAATAACTAAGACTTTTTCTCTCCAATTTATGCAGAGAAACAGTGCTTGTCAATCTCatgaagaaatcaaagaaaacataTGACTCCTTTCAAGATGAATTAATGGATTACAGTAAAGTTCAGAAAGCTAGAGGCATAGAGCAAAGAAGGTAtttaggaaaagcagaagaggaagggttTCAAGATAAAAACATTGAAGGAGGAAGTGACCTTGGTAAGGTTATATCTTCAAAATTTCAGTGTGAACAAGGCCAGCATTCCAGCCAGTCACCTACAAATACTGGGGAAAACAGATCACCAAGCTGGCCATCAGCTTGTGAGCATGCACTAGAAAAGACACCTAATTGTCACTATAACAAGGAATGCTGTAAAGAAGAGCAAGCATCTGAGGTAGCCACCATTAGAGAGAGGAGCTTCAGCCTATTGGTTGCAGAATCTAAAGACTGCTATAAACTTAGGCTTGCTGAAACTTCTACCGGTTCctacagaaaagaacagaaatttcagataaaacattttgaggaggaaaaattTATCAGTGAAGAGCTGAAGTTTGAGAAAGAAgccataaaacagaaaagaaagaaaaatagtgaaGGTGcagattttggaaaagaaaatgagaagcaaaagagaattaaatttGAGGTAGAATTGGTAAATGAGAAGAAATCAATAccttataaaaacaaaagactTAAAGAAAACCCTGCtgagaaagagagcaaaaagcacaaaaagggTAAAAAGAAGCCACAGACAGATaccaaaaaagaagaggagctaCTTTGGGATGAATCTGTCTTGGGATGTTGATAAAGATTTTGCTTAGCTTTAAGAAGTTGATTCTGTTTGTAGACTCACTTAACCATTTTGTACTAtaatatgactttttttaagcaaagtttTTGTTCCAATCTGGAATCAAGAAAAAGcctgttttcttaaatttttgGGCAGTAGGTGGGCATCAGTTCTTAACCATCTTACACATACAGCAGCCATTGCAGTGATGCGAGTTTGAAAGTTTGTAATCTCTTCTGGAATATAACACAAATAAGGGTCAGTAGCTTACAGAATACTGTTTGAATTTCACCAAAATGCATAGCTTCTTTCTAATACTAATGGTGCCTATTATTGAGGTTTCTATTATTCTTCTAGGAAAGGACATAAACTCTTAAGATAAATAAGGGCCCTTTAGTGTTCCTGGCCACATGTGTAACCATTTCTCTGacagatttaaaaacagaatgtgAAAGGCTTTTGATTCCAAATCTTATTTGCTATtggagtttttttggtttttttctggttttggttttttgtcaCCCAGTTCTGAGTGGAAAATGAGTCTATTAAACATTGTAACTGGTTGTCAGATATATGTTGTCTAGTAATGTTTTCTCATTGTAATCCTgatttttagtttaatttagGAAACATAGAAAAGGTGCAATATGCAAAATCAGTTGCTAACATGAGGCTACGTTCTGCTTCATTCACTCAAAGTAAGGTACAGAAGGAATATTAGAATGAAGCTAGATTTGTGATCCAGAAAATACCCTGAAAAATGAGTGACAgctttgtatttctattttaaatgttgtGTTACCAGACATTCATTTACAATATGGATTTACATTATTTTGGCATGAGCACTGATGTCCTATACAGGTGCAATTAATTGAGAAACTCAGACGATGGGGTTCAAGCTCTTGCGTTGCTCCCAGGACTCTCAGATGAGACCTTCAGTAAGCCACGGACACTGGAAGCGCGTCACTCTCTACAGGGCAGGGGTCAGGCAGGCTGCCCAAGAGAAAGAGGGGAATTGCATTGTCTGCCTCCTGCACTGTGCAGAGCTGGGGTTGCGTGGAGGATTTGAAGCTTGTGTGATGTTTTACTGAAAGCTGCTGGACTTAGTAAATACAGCTAAATTCTAAAAAGTgatcatttaaaaagcaatttcataAGATACCATTTAGTATCTCTCTTATTGCCTTCAGGTTGCAAGAAAGGTTTTTCTGAGCCTTGACGTGGGACCTGAAAGCCATCACACTGTTGGTTTACACCACTCAGACTGCGCTTTTCACTGGGTTAGTCTGTTTGTAGAGCCAcctgtgctgagctgctgctctcagTAAATCTGCCCAACTGAAACTTTCTGTTGTGGGTTGTTGTGGTGTGGGATGGAGTAGAGACCAGGGCCTTCAAGCCTTGAATTCTGTCTGATTTGTCTTAGTTTTAGTTTTGCGAGTAAAAGAAGTAGGTTGGAAAGCCCTGAAAATAATGTAGTCTgctctatttttttaaggattggTGTTCTGTGGTTGGCTGCAATCTTGGATTTAGAATTTCCTGCTGATGATAAAGTTATAAATTTAAGTAATTAGCATCTGAGCTGTCGAATAGCTTAGTCCATCTTCTAACAGACAAGCTTAACTAGTTGCATGTACAAATAAAAGATGAGCAGGACCATGTAGGTGCCAATAACAGCTCGTTGGTCAGGAGTCTCAGGAACCTGAACTCAGAGGTCCATGGGGATTCTTAAGTTCAAAGTGTATATAGGGTCCTCATTCTGGTCCCCTTTCCTAATCTCTCCTGGTCTCTGAGGCTGATAAtgcctctgctttcttcagtggCTCTTTTTCGTCGCTCAGGAGTTACATACCTTTCTGTATGTTTCCAAGGACTCTTCCTGGCTTTCCTTAGCCCTTGATCGTCTGATGGAGTCTAAAGTCACACATTAATAACTGCTTTTCTCATTATTTACTTGGGTAGAGCGTGGGTTCAATCATAATTTACTTATGCTAACTGTTGATGACAGTTGTGAGCTGTTGTAAGCTGCCAACTGCAGACTGCTTGTATTGACCTACAGTGTAACCAGGGAGGTTTTCAAGCACTCTTTCCTATATATACTCTTTGCTGTGAGAATAACATGGCCAACACTGCAGCTTCTCTCTCATGTAAGACAAATAATGACTTCTCTCAGGACACCTAGTTCAGCAAACTAGGCATTGTAAGATCTCTTTGATATTTGTGCCAGTGTCAAACAGGGCTGTGCAAATATGGCCAGTGTCTTTCACAGTTACTAGTAGGGAACCCTTGCTCCATATGGTCACGTATGCCTCCTTTCCTTAGGGAGTCAGTCTAAGAAAACAATTAGACCTCCAGCAGATGGAAAGGCCACAATGCAGTACTCCACTTCTACGCAAGGAACAGACTAATTGAAGGGAAATAAGTGCCAATTTACTTGCTTCTGAAATAAGAGTTGCACTTTTGGAAGTCAGGAGATTAATAGCTCTGAAAATATGGTAAAAGCATGAGTTGACAGAACAGGGAGATGTTACTGGTTTTTTCAGTGATCATTCCCAAATCTGTACTTGAACTCCATGCTCTCCTCGCCCATCCACTGGAAAGTGGTTGCACAAACTACGTAGAATAGCTCTAAACAAAGTTTCTTGATATCAAACGTGAAAGATAAGATCCCAAAAGAAGTGTTCTTGCCACATGTTGgtgaaaaaattattaatctGTGATGTAAATGCTGTGAATGAGACAGCAGATTCTCATCTGGCAGAAGTGACTCACAGCTCTAATTCAGGTAAGTGATATCCTATTTTCTAAGGTCATAAATAATGATTATTGTTCATGTGTTTCCTGATTGCCTTGTTCCTAGCCTTTCATATTTGTGCCAATAGTTATCTACATGCTAGACACTTTGAAATGCTAGGCACAGAGATCAATGACTTTATTTACCTTTTACTgtaaatatgtctttttttcatttcttagtAGCAAAGGAATCCACACTGTGTGTAGTGGAAGCTAATTCTGCTCATCTGTTCCTCATTAAAACTACTAAAACAGTACAGTTCTAATTTGAGAAACAAATTAAGTCACAGATCTTTCTGTCACATCGGAGCAGAAAGACTTGCAGATCTGCATGGAGACCCCTTGGAGTCAGTGGTGTTTTATGCACGTATGAGGGTTCCTCTGTGAAGGCCTAACAGCACTAAATTTGACCCGTCTCCTCTTTCAGTAAACTTGCTTGCTGCTTGGCCTTATGAAAGAACTGCTGTATATCAAAAAGGCAAGTTAAAACTGTGTACATGtagcagagcagaaaaacaaggttaaaaatgctgttttaaactCAGCTTAAGTGAAGACTCCTGCATTTCAATTTTGGCTCTGTCCCTGGTTCACCAGGTCACCTGGATCAAGTACTTAATTCTTCCAAGGCCTCTTTTTTCATCTATAAATGGTGCAGAAGGGTACTGTGGCAGCTTTATCCTGCCCATGCTCTGCCGCTGAAGCAGACTGCTGCTACCAgtttcccctcctttctcctgAAGGATACCATCCCTGGGACATCCTTGTGTCCCTGCATCTGCCATTCTCATTCACAGGCAAACAGATCAGCTTAAACTCTCCATAAGGGCATGCAAAATACTGTAACTTTTTTatagtttgttttcctttttgtgactttttatACTTTGGTGTCATGACTGGCTGCAGTATGTGAAAAATTTGTAGTGAGATCCTAGTGCAAGGTCTGTCTGAAAAAGGCCACAACTGGAACAGGACATCTCTTTCTGCATCCTGTGAAGTGAGCAGAAAGTTGTTTTCATGGTGGAAGGTTCTCATTTGAAATCTTGCAACAAAAGGGAGAAGCACTAAAGTCGCCTTGCATGCCTTGGACTCAGGCTGTGGTTTCAGTGGGGCACACTGGGAACACTAACATGTGGGAAGTTAACCCCACCACTGGCCTATGAGACATATCCTTGTCATATCTAACCTGCTAACTTGTCCAGGCATATTTCCATAAAGGTTGAGAGGCATTCAACTGAAATCAGTGTAAATCACCTGAATGCAACGCCTTGAGCTGCATCTCAAATTTACCACTTATCTGTGGAATCAGATTACAGTGTAAAACAGTTGTTTGAGCTAGTTAAGAGGACTATTACAGCTTAATTAAATTAAGgtctttttttcagcatatCGCTCTTGGCCAGCACTGCCATCCAACAACATGGAAGCTGACAGTGTGCTTAACGGCTGTATTTATCAGCCAGAACACCAAGATGAAAGCACCAGGGTGAGGACTGAAAGATTTGGATTCTCTTTCCAGCctttccacaaacttctcctgTGATTTACAGCTTGCCAGGAATGTGGTGCCAGatgagctcttccagctgcagcttttttaACCTTAACATGTTATAGCCGCTGGTGGTTCTTCACATCCACTGGTGGAAATGACCTGAGGGAGGAGGTTACAGCCCTGTCAGCTCTGCTGGTGTCTTCCTAGCTGTACGTGTTTCCTATCCTGCTTATATTTTCAGAGCGAGGTGGTGAGCAGCTAGGCATAGTATCTTTTTAACCCTGACTAGCTGTAGCAGTTCTTGACTGTACCCTTGAACTGGGGATGAATGCAGGTATCACAAAAACAGGTCacaaaaaattaataagaaacCATAAATAAGTACAGTGCCATAAATAAGTACAGTGCCATAAATCTTTCTGTGggaaagctttggaaaaagagCAAGTGTTTCTCATCTCTAAATAAGCTACTGTCCTTTATTTCAAAGAGCTTGATTTACAGTTGAAAGCAGTGAAGTGCTATTTCAACCAGTTATTTCTGGCAGAGCAAAAGTTTAGGCATTGATTCCTGTTGAACTttaagaaaattctgttttgatttcagAGAGCTACAGCAAACTGCCTGCCCAGCTTTGCTCCTAGGTGTGCACTGGCAATCACTCCTGCTCCACGGTGGAAGGTTGGGTGTAGGCATAAATCTCAATTTCCACAAGTGACTGACATTCCCACAAGTCTTGAACACCTGCAGGAGCCTACCTTGCACAATGTGCTCAGTACCACTTGCCTCACAGTTGGGCTTCATTGTAGGAGTGATACTCAACaacaccaggcaaaaccacagaCCCTTAGGTCACAgatcttttcttcttgcattgACAGGCTCAGGTCCTTGCTATTTCTCTACTTGAGACATGAAAGTTTGAGATAAAACCACAATCTCAATGGGGGAATGTGAAAGAagtggtacttttttttttttttttttttctctctgagagCTGTggggaaaactgaaaatctctgtgtgtgggagggaggggagttttaaaagaaacttttaaaatgaagtagGGTTTCTTAGAACTAACAATGAAACTGTTCACAGCAATGTTCTGAGCACTAACCTAAGAAACAGTAGAAATAAAGTTGTTTTCCCCAGAGCTAAGTGCTGTTTCCAAACCATCTTCATTATAAATTCAAGGTCCACAGGCTCAGCCACAGTTATCGATAATATGCTGTATGAGAAATATGTTGACTATGATACCTGCTGCTTGTAGCTaagatttttccttcaaaatgtttcttctggAACTGCATTGTATCAGTGTCTATTGATGCTATTTCTGAGCCACAGTGGTAAAACCTTCCCTTTTGTAGTCAGCAGAAATtatgatttttgtttctcttcactCTTCCCTGTCAGTGATAAGTCAATGGTAAATAACACATTGAAGTACCATGGTATATATACAGGTTCTCCTCAGAGTGTTAATCAAAACTCTGAAGTCTCTATCCTCGCATTCATGCACAAATGAAGTCTGTGCCTTAAGAGCATGATGGGAGAAGCTGTGAGGGCTTTCAGCATCAGCACAGTTCTTTCCTACCCTGCCTTCAGCCTTCCTCAAATCCATCTATTgtgcttgaaaaaaagaaaaaaatcactctgcCTTGCTCAGCTTCACCCCAGTTTTGCTGCCTCTCTTCCTTTGCGCTCCCCATGTTGCTGCAACACCAGGAGACCAGTTGCATCACTGTCTGGTCAAATGAGTCACCAGGGCGAGGTAGTGTGTGACCACTGAAAGGAGGCTTCCCAGCAGCTTGCAAGATTTGGCTCTTTTGCTCACTTCTTAGAGGTCAATAGAAATTTTGGTGCTGTAGCTTCATGCAAGCCCAGCTCAAGGGACCGTGCAAGATGCACTCGGCTCGCATGGGTTTCTCTCCGACAGCACCTAGGCTCGCCTTCAGCAGCAACATCTGTGCATGCACCGAGGTTCCTGGGCCAAATAGCTCATGTTGGTGGTACCCATGATGCAGAGGCCTCGTGGCCCCTTGGGAAGGCACCTGTTGCACGCGTATTGCATGTAGCAGTCAAATTTGAATGTACGTCAGCAATTCCTTCACACGTgagctccttccctgctccatgCTGTCATGCTCAGGGTGGAAGAGGATGCCTGGGAAGCCAATGTGAAATCAAGACCATGATAGTGGGGTTGCATCCTACAAAGCAACGTCAGACATAAAGCCTACCCCTTCAGGTTTATATAAAGTCTGGGGTTTGGGACCCTCTGTCAATGGTCAGCAGTTAGTCCTCCTGGCATTTGTGTCTGTTTAAGCACTTACAGTTCTGTGATAGTTTTTGAAAACTCTCAGGATGAGTGTCTGTTCCCTGCTAAGTTATTTTATGTCACTCTGTGAGGTTATCTGCGCTCACAGCCTAAGCAAGCAGGTGCTATGTACTTGTTTCCTTATAATTGCCCTCAAAATGAGAGGGTTGTATGGAAGGGgctttgttttaagaaaaaccTCTCTCAAACCTGGGGGAGAAGGTGATgccagctgctttgctgcctgccttctgGTTTGTTTACATCTCtttttatccttcttttttctaGCTTGGGAAATGAAGAAATCAGACCGCCCGCACCAGCCGCGCTAGTTCACGAGTGCTGGTGTGCCGACCCGAGCGCTGTGCTTGTGGTGAACGTGGTGTGCCGcccagcctgagcagagccagCGCGCTGCCTGCCACACAGCTGCAAACAGGGGGCTCGCCGGGTGCAGGGTACGTACACCAGTGCACAGCTTGCCTTTAATCTTTCCTCTCTGCACTCAAAACAGCAAGAAGCGTGAGTTGGTGGAGAAAAGGAGATTGAGACAACATCTGCCAGCTGGTGTCCATCTCGACCTCCACCATGTAGCCTTGTCCGCTCTCCAACGCTCATCTCATAGCTACGTCATCTTTCATTATGATCTTACTGCTCCATGTTAGTCCTGGCAACTAACTGGGTTAAGATTATCGGTCAGGTTTATGAACAAGCATGAAGGAAGCAAGGACAGACATACCACTACTGTTGGGGCAGTACTTGTTTGTTGGTGGATGTGCTGTTGAGGCAAATaagtctttggtttttttctttttttagcaatGTTTTATAGAGTATTCTGATGCTATTTGTTTAGGCAAACATAGGCAAGCAGGCATCTTTGTAGCATTACTGCAACGTTTGCTAATGGAGAGCAAGGATAATGCAATGGGAGCCCCCCAGTGAGATGGATTTGTAGTGTTTATGCTTCAGAATATGCTCATGTGGCATTTGACGAATACAAGAGACTTCAGAGGAGATCAGCAAATGGAAGCCTAAGCCAGTGTTGCCTAAGCAGTCTTGAAACTTAATAAATAAGCATCTATATCCTCTTGTAGGCACCTCAAAAAGGTGTTTAGTTTTGAGAACAGCTGACTACCTGCTGCTCAGTAGCACTAAAAATCAAAGACGATCCTAAGAAGAGATTTGGGTACAATGTGTTAGGCCTCCAGGTTTGAAACTTCTGGTCTTTAATCAATTTAAGGGTGGCTGAGGAAATCTGTAAAGGTCAGTGTCTACCATCTCTCCCTTGGGAGTGCTTGCTGCATAAGCCATGAGGatttgtctctctctccccactgaATGACACTTGGCTCTGACAATGAGGTGAGTCTGtctttgctgctttcctctgtCCCCAGTAATGCCTGATGATATATGggtttctgaaaatatttgtgtcaGTATACACAGCCAAAACACATTTGTCTTATAGAAGATACGCTAAGTGCAGAGAATATTGCTATGCAAGCCTGTCTGTGTCCTTTGAATGCATTTGGAAGGATGATACTAGAATAATTTGCTGGAATTGCATGAATAAGCTAAATAAAGGTTTCTATTAAAGTACTGACTGCATATTGCCAAAGATAGGGaatttttattcccattttcctttcttgctgtgCTGGTATCAGCCAGGACCTTCATTATCATACCGGACAAGCCTTCATCTGTTTGAGGGGTGGAAAGGGGGATATATGTACAATGTAGGTTGGTGACCATGCATGGACCGGTGCAGCCTCCATGGGCATACAGGGGACAGAGCCCATGTGGCCAAACGAGGTGGGAGGGCCGGGCCTGTAAATCTGTGTCCAGCTGCACAGAGAAGTTATCAGGAGACAAAACAGGTCATGGGTTTGCTGGCCAATTGTGTACTCTTGTCCCGGGACCAATATGAGTAACATACCTCGGTTTGATTGAGGGAGAAGTCACTCTGTGCACACCCTGTGGTACAAGCCTGGAAAGAGCAGTTTCCACAGAGCAGCCGATGTGCTCTAGATTCACACCATCGCTCACCTCGTAGGTCCATGCCCtacagctgctttctgctctcGGATCAGGTCAAACTGCATATCCACCTTCACTTTTGCAGATATCACCAACTTCCTGTTCCTCTCAATGGAATAAAGCCTTGCATTACTTCTAGAGATgctgggaagaaagggaaacatagttgaaagttcattttttcccccgATATCTTCTAGCCTGCACTATTCCAAGTAACCTTGTGTCTTTCCGTTCTCTTTCCAGGTACCTGTGACTCTCATCCACTGGTGAAAATGCTGAGAACAGCTGGAGGAACAAGGACATTTTGATTGCCCCATGCTGTAGACTGCCTAATTCTTAATTACACTGTCTTGTGTAAGCTTTGCCAAACTCAACAGTTGTGCCAATGCTAGATCTCTCTCAAAATTGGAAATTGTTTCtattgtgtttcatttttcaagaaa is a genomic window containing:
- the KRCC1 gene encoding lysine-rich coiled-coil protein 1 isoform X3: MHGKKDERQEDGKQKKTDCTNFQMDGSGVVDRNKYCNLCNMFFTSPIVALSHYLGKIHAKKLKQLSVDQAHMPAQSMQPVSALQKPSAEKPLLPSKAEESSSSSNTRLKLNDPDKYCKLCCAPFNNPLVAQQHYVGKKHRRNEARKKILEELGDKAVPAESSSNAVGVGYYMCSICNITLTSIETYQSHVQGNKHRIKETVLVNLMKKSKKTYDSFQDELMDYSKVQKARGIEQRRYLGKAEEEGFQDKNIEGGSDLGKVISSKFQCEQGQHSSQSPTNTGENRSPSWPSACEHALEKTPNCHYNKECCKEEQASEVATIRERSFSLLVAESKDCYKLRLAETSTGSYRKEQKFQIKHFEEEKFISEELKFEKEAIKQKRKKNSEGADFGKENEKQKRIKFEVELVNEKKSIPYKNKRLKENPAEKESKKHKKGKKKPQTDTKKEEELLWDESVLGC